The following are encoded in a window of Brevibacillus ruminantium genomic DNA:
- a CDS encoding MFS transporter: MQLDHKRSVLALLALAISAYAIGTTEFISVGLLPLIAENLHISVTTAGLTVTLYALGVTFGAPVLTSLTTGMSRKSLLIAIMVVFIAGNSLAAASGSIGVLLTARVLSALSHGVFMSIASTIAADLVPENKRASAISIMFSGLTVATVTGVPIGTWIGHQMGWRAAFVTITIIGLVALIANLILIPASLRKGVPTPVREQVKLVTNSRLLLAFAITALGYGGTFVVFTYLSPLLHEITGFAESTVAVILLIYGVAIAIGNVIGGKVANRRPLRALFYMFILQAIVLLVLMVTAPFKVAGLITIFFMGLLAFMNVPGLQIYVVMLAERFAPGAKDVASAVNIAAFNAGIAIGAYLGGVVTDSIGLIHTTWIGAVMVLAAVLLTGWSMALERMGGPIRAVYAEPAQS; the protein is encoded by the coding sequence ATGCAATTGGATCACAAACGGAGTGTACTTGCGCTTCTGGCTCTAGCCATCAGCGCTTATGCGATCGGAACTACCGAGTTTATCAGCGTGGGGCTGCTGCCCCTGATCGCCGAAAACCTTCATATATCGGTCACAACAGCAGGACTGACCGTGACACTGTATGCGCTCGGTGTCACCTTCGGGGCTCCCGTGCTGACCTCACTCACAACGGGAATGTCCCGCAAGTCGCTGCTGATTGCCATCATGGTCGTTTTTATCGCCGGCAACAGTCTGGCGGCGGCTTCCGGAAGCATCGGCGTCCTGTTGACGGCCCGCGTGCTATCCGCTTTGTCGCACGGTGTATTTATGTCGATCGCATCAACCATCGCCGCCGACCTCGTGCCGGAGAACAAACGGGCGAGTGCGATCTCCATCATGTTCTCAGGTCTGACGGTCGCCACCGTGACCGGCGTGCCGATCGGTACCTGGATTGGCCATCAGATGGGCTGGCGGGCGGCCTTCGTCACCATCACCATCATTGGCCTGGTCGCGCTGATCGCCAACCTGATCTTGATCCCTGCCTCGCTGCGTAAGGGCGTTCCGACCCCGGTGCGTGAGCAGGTGAAGCTGGTGACGAATAGCAGGCTGCTGCTTGCGTTCGCCATCACGGCTCTCGGATATGGAGGCACCTTTGTCGTATTTACTTATTTATCCCCATTGCTGCATGAGATAACCGGATTTGCCGAAAGCACGGTAGCGGTCATCCTGCTGATTTACGGCGTTGCGATTGCGATCGGCAATGTTATCGGGGGAAAGGTGGCCAACCGACGGCCGCTCAGGGCTCTGTTCTATATGTTCATCCTGCAAGCGATCGTGCTGCTGGTGTTGATGGTGACCGCGCCATTCAAGGTAGCCGGGTTGATCACGATCTTCTTCATGGGCCTGCTGGCTTTCATGAACGTTCCCGGGCTGCAGATTTATGTCGTCATGCTGGCCGAGCGCTTCGCCCCGGGAGCTAAGGATGTCGCTTCCGCCGTCAACATCGCCGCGTTCAATGCGGGCATCGCCATTGGGGCCTATCTGGGTGGTGTGGTCACCGACTCGATCGGATTGATTCATACCACCTGGATCGGCGCTGTCATGGTCTTAGCCGCGGTTTTGCTGACCGGCTGGAGCATGGCACTGGAACGCATGGGCGGGCCGATTCGCGCCGTGTATGCGGAGCCAGCCCAATCTTGA
- a CDS encoding winged helix-turn-helix transcriptional regulator translates to MSTETNKKYNISVEATLDVIGGKWKCVILCHLTRGKKRTSDLKRMMPSITQKMLTQQLRELEADGIVNRITYHQVPPKVEYELSEYGWSLKPILDALCSWGERHIIKEYGDKFAVLEDNILNH, encoded by the coding sequence ATGAGCACAGAAACCAATAAGAAGTATAATATTTCGGTGGAAGCGACCTTGGACGTCATCGGAGGAAAATGGAAGTGCGTAATTCTCTGTCACTTGACGCGCGGAAAGAAGCGGACGAGTGATCTCAAGCGTATGATGCCCAGCATTACGCAAAAGATGCTAACCCAGCAACTGCGGGAACTGGAGGCGGACGGGATCGTCAACCGGATTACGTATCATCAAGTGCCGCCCAAGGTCGAATACGAGCTGAGCGAATACGGGTGGAGCCTCAAGCCGATTCTGGATGCGCTTTGCTCCTGGGGAGAGCGCCATATTATTAAAGAATACGGCGATAAGTTCGCCGTATTGGAGGACAATATTTTAAATCATTGA
- a CDS encoding matrixin family metalloprotease codes for MVKKSTKIAVSVFSLVSTIAFFTTSSVFAAYLNGKWEISPVRYENVNLEKKYAEVLWASADAWNGIAYNLDLYPSTEKKPAQIEVRHVSRNSDERLGRSGTYAVGIPYDKYGNDDVHPYASGDLIIVRYLSDKLDDHKTTNLIIHEFGHILGLAHNNKVSIMNESYVFKSSIYGPTAFDKTNLINLYD; via the coding sequence ATGGTAAAGAAATCCACAAAAATTGCAGTTAGCGTATTTTCCCTCGTCTCAACAATTGCGTTTTTTACTACTTCAAGTGTGTTTGCAGCATATTTAAATGGCAAGTGGGAAATATCTCCAGTTCGTTACGAGAATGTAAATCTAGAGAAAAAATATGCAGAAGTTCTTTGGGCTTCTGCTGACGCCTGGAATGGTATAGCATATAATTTGGATTTATATCCATCGACCGAGAAAAAGCCTGCTCAAATCGAGGTTCGTCACGTATCAAGAAATTCAGACGAAAGACTTGGTCGCAGCGGAACTTATGCTGTTGGTATTCCTTATGATAAGTACGGAAACGATGATGTTCATCCTTATGCATCGGGAGATTTAATTATTGTCCGATACCTTTCCGATAAACTGGATGATCATAAAACTACAAATCTTATTATTCATGAATTTGGACATATTCTTGGATTGGCACATAATAATAAAGTCTCAATTATGAACGAAAGTTACGTATTTAAATCAAGTATTTATGGTCCCACTGCATTTGATAAAACAAATCTCATTAACTTGTATGACTAA
- a CDS encoding carbon-nitrogen hydrolase family protein, whose product MSSHLQVTSFLQTTNRIGTEEETFFFGESAAADPFGRLLVLGDQCESGYLIHFDLEKIREARGMPHYLRHRRPASYVPLAESREENAAEICSS is encoded by the coding sequence ATGTCAAGTCATTTACAAGTAACATCATTTTTACAGACGACCAACCGGATCGGCACAGAGGAGGAAACCTTCTTTTTCGGAGAAAGCGCCGCTGCTGATCCGTTTGGACGCCTGCTTGTCCTCGGGGATCAGTGCGAGTCGGGGTATCTCATTCATTTTGATCTCGAAAAGATCAGGGAGGCGAGAGGTATGCCTCATTATTTGCGGCACAGGCGGCCGGCCTCCTATGTCCCGCTGGCTGAGTCCAGGGAGGAAAACGCAGCGGAAATTTGCTCGTCGTAG
- the sdaAB gene encoding L-serine ammonia-lyase, iron-sulfur-dependent subunit beta has product MKYKSVFDIIGPVMVGPSSSHTAGAARIGRMARKLLGSQPKTAEITFYGSFAKTYKGHGSDVATVAGILDFDTFDLRLKDSLQIAKDLGIDVRIDTSDELTGHPNTSRVRLGHDEKQVEVVGVSIGGGKIEVIEINGFTFQLGFDSPTLMVLHEDRFGMIAGVAKVLKEHRINVGLMEVSRHERGSRALMAIETDALVLPEVLAEIRAIPHIFDVSLLSLQ; this is encoded by the coding sequence GTGAAATATAAAAGTGTATTTGACATAATCGGTCCCGTCATGGTGGGACCGTCAAGCTCTCATACAGCCGGCGCGGCCCGGATCGGACGGATGGCCCGCAAGCTCCTGGGCAGTCAGCCAAAAACAGCGGAGATCACCTTTTACGGGTCCTTCGCCAAGACCTACAAGGGGCATGGCTCCGATGTGGCAACGGTGGCCGGAATTCTCGATTTCGACACGTTTGATCTGCGTTTGAAAGACTCCTTGCAGATCGCCAAAGATTTGGGCATCGATGTGCGAATCGACACCTCCGACGAGCTGACTGGCCACCCCAACACGTCCCGGGTTCGCCTCGGCCATGATGAGAAGCAGGTGGAAGTGGTCGGCGTCTCGATCGGCGGCGGAAAGATTGAAGTGATCGAGATCAATGGCTTTACTTTCCAGCTCGGCTTCGATTCACCGACCCTGATGGTGCTGCATGAAGACCGCTTCGGCATGATTGCCGGTGTGGCCAAGGTACTGAAGGAGCATCGGATCAATGTAGGACTGATGGAGGTTTCCCGGCATGAGCGCGGTTCGCGCGCCCTGATGGCGATTGAGACGGACGCGCTGGTGTTGCCCGAGGTCTTGGCCGAAATCAGAGCGATCCCGCATATTTTTGACGTCTCGCTGCTGTCATTGCAATAG
- the sdaAA gene encoding L-serine ammonia-lyase, iron-sulfur-dependent, subunit alpha encodes MFRNVAELVELAESQGKKISQVMIEAEMEVSQRTREAILTDMYTNLDVMEKAVRRGLTEDIRSHSGLTGGDAKRLQEYMQTKPFLSGPTLLNAVSMSVAVNEVNAAMGTIVATPTAGACGIVPGTLFAVSDKLQPAREEMVNYLFTAGAIGYCIANNAFISGAAGGCQAEVGSATAMAAAAIVEMAGGTPEQSAQAVAIALKNMLGLVCDPVAGLVEVPCVKRNAMGAAIATVAADMALAGIKSVVPTDEVIEAMYRIGCAMPTTLKETAQGGLAATQTGRQIEAKIFGVQLAKK; translated from the coding sequence ATGTTTCGTAATGTAGCGGAGCTCGTAGAACTGGCCGAGTCCCAGGGAAAAAAGATTTCGCAGGTGATGATCGAAGCGGAGATGGAGGTTTCCCAGCGGACGCGAGAGGCCATTTTAACGGATATGTACACCAATCTGGACGTGATGGAAAAAGCGGTTCGGCGCGGGCTGACGGAAGACATCCGCTCGCACAGCGGGCTTACCGGCGGCGATGCGAAGAGACTGCAGGAGTACATGCAGACAAAGCCTTTTCTGTCTGGGCCGACACTGCTGAATGCAGTCTCCATGTCTGTGGCTGTAAATGAAGTGAACGCCGCCATGGGCACGATTGTGGCGACTCCGACTGCAGGTGCCTGCGGGATTGTGCCGGGTACGCTATTTGCGGTATCCGACAAGCTCCAGCCGGCCCGCGAAGAGATGGTCAACTATCTCTTTACTGCGGGGGCCATCGGTTACTGCATCGCCAACAACGCCTTTATCTCCGGCGCCGCTGGCGGCTGCCAGGCAGAGGTTGGCTCTGCGACAGCGATGGCGGCTGCGGCGATTGTCGAGATGGCGGGCGGTACGCCGGAGCAGTCTGCACAAGCCGTAGCGATCGCGCTGAAAAATATGCTTGGTCTGGTCTGTGACCCCGTGGCCGGACTGGTAGAGGTTCCTTGCGTCAAACGCAATGCGATGGGGGCGGCTATCGCAACGGTCGCTGCCGATATGGCACTGGCCGGCATCAAGAGTGTGGTGCCGACCGACGAAGTGATTGAGGCGATGTACCGGATTGGCTGCGCGATGCCGACCACGCTCAAGGAGACCGCACAGGGAGGCTTGGCCGCTACGCAGACCGGGCGTCAGATTGAGGCCAAAATCTTCGGTGTGCAGTTGGCGAAGAAATGA